In the Actinomycetota bacterium genome, CGATGAGTCTGGAGTTAGGCATCGGGGTCGTAGCAGACGAGCTCGACCAAGTTGCCCTCAGGATCATGAATGTAGAGAGAGCGCCAGTGCACCCAGGCGTGCGTCGTCGTCGTCACCGGAACCCCCCCAGCCTCAAGCCGCTCCTTCTCGGACTCGAAGTCCTCGAGCGCGATGGTGAAGGCGAGATGATCGATCGTGCTCCGCTCCTGGTCAACAGGGGAATTGCGGTCGAACAGGGCCAGGACAGCCGTGTGTCCGGCGTAGCCGTCGGCGATTCGGAAGAAAGCCGCCCGCTCGAACCGCTTCATGAGTTCGAGACGGATGACGTTCTCGTAGAACGCCACCATCTCGTCAAGATCGTTGAC is a window encoding:
- a CDS encoding VOC family protein; its protein translation is MAGAVRALGEVALRVNDLDEMVAFYENVIRLELMKRFERAAFFRIADGYAGHTAVLALFDRNSPVDQERSTIDHLAFTIALEDFESEKERLEAGGVPVTTTTHAWVHWRSLYIHDPEGNLVELVCYDPDA